The genomic interval CGGCTTCTCTGATACCGTTCCTGGAAAACGACGACGCCAACAGGGCTCTCATGGGCTCCAATATGCAAAGGCAGGCGGTTCCGCTTCTCCAATGCGAGGCTCCTTTCGTGGGCACGGGGATGGAAAACGTCGTTGCGAAAGACTCCGGCGTCACGATCACTGCCCGGCGCAACGGTTTTGTTGAAGATGTGGATGCGACGCGCATCGTGCTTCGCTACGAGGACGGCAGTGCGGCGCCCCCCGCCGAGGGAGAACTGGACACCAAAGTAGAGATTTTCAAGCTGACCAAGTATCAACGATCGAACCAGAATACGTGTATCAATCAAAAACCCATCGTGGGGAAAGGCGATATTGTCCGGCCGGGCCAGATCATAGCCGACGGTCCGTCCACCGCCGGAGGAGAATTGGCGCTGGGCCGCAACGTAATGGCGGCTTTTATGAGCTGGGGCGGCTATAATTTCGAGGATTCCATTCTCGTGAGCGAACGTCTGGTCATGGATGATATCTATACGTCCATTCACATCGAGGAGTTCGAGGTCCTGGCCAGAGACACCAAATTGGGGGAGGAAGAGATCACGCGCGATATCCCCAATGTGGGTGAAGAAGCTCTCAGGAACCTGGATGAGAGCGGCATCATCCGTATCGGGGCGGAGGTCAATCCGGGCGACATCCTCGTAGGCAAAGTGACTCCCAAGGGCGAAACCATGTTGTCCCCTGAAGAGAAGCTGCTCCGGGCCATTTTCGGCGAAAAGGCCGGTGACGTAAAAGACACGTCTCTGAGAGTTCCTCCCGGAGTGGAAGGCATCGTTATCGATGCTCGGATTTTTTCCCGCCGCGGCGTCGAGAAGGACGGCCGCGCCAAGTTCATTGAAGATCGGGAAGTGGAGCGGTTGCACAAGGATCAGCAGGACGAAATCGAAGTCATAAAGAAAAACATTTTGGATCGGTTGGCGCCCCTGGTGGTCGACAAAGAGCTGCAGTCCGAACTGGTGGACTTGAAAGGACGCCAGATATTGGGGAGCAAGCAAAAGGTCACCCGCGATCTGTTCGAACAGGTTCCGGTACAACTCTGGAAAACCGTACGATTCAAGGATGGTGATAAGGCTCGACCCAAAATCGAACAGCTTCTGGATCTACACTCGGAGCAGACCGCACTGGTGCGAATGCTCTTCGAGGAAAGAATCGGCAAGCTGAAAAGGGGAGACGAGCTTCCTCCGGGTGTCATCAAAATGATCAAGGTCTACGTGGCCATCAAAAGGAAGCTCTCCGTCGGCGACAAAATGGCGGGAAGGCACGGCAATAAAGGCGTTGTCTCGCGTATTCTGCCGATGGAGGATATGCCGTTCTTCGAAGACGGAACCCCTGTCGATATTGTGTTGAACCCCCTTGGCGTTCCCTCTCGAATGAATGTCGGACAAGTGCTGGAGACGCACCTGGGATGGTGCACCCGGAAACTGGCGGAGCAGATCAGGGACCTCGTGGAGAAAGTCAATGCAGCCGAGGTTGTTCGGCAGAAACTGCGTCGCATCTTTTCAGACGACGAATATAAGAAATTCTTCGCCGAGTTGAGCGATGAGGAAGTAGTAGACCTTGCCAGGCGGACGAAAAAGGGCGTCTATATGGCTTCACCTGTATTCGATCGAGCGGAGGAAGACGAGATACGCGCCTGCCTCAAGGAAGCCGATTTGCCGTTGAGCGGGCAGTGCAAACTCCGCGACGGCCGCACGGGCGAGGAATTCGATCAGGAAGTAACGGTCGGAATTATGTATATCATGAAACTCCATCACTTGGTGGATGACAAGATTCACGCCCGTTCCATCGGCCCGTACTCGCTGGTGACCCAGCAGCCTCTTGGCGGAAAGGCTCAGTTCGGAGGACAACGACTGGGAGAAATGGAAGTCTGGGCAATGGAAGCTTACGGAGCGGCCTATAGTCTGCAGGAATTCCTGACCGTCAAATCCGACGATGTGGCCGGACGAACCCGCATGTATGAAAAGATTGTAAAGGGAGACAACGTTCTTGAGGCAGGTCTTCCCGAGTCGTTTAACGTATTGGTGAAGGAATTGAAAAGTCTTTGCCTGGACGTGGAACTTCTCGAAGGACCGGAAGCCTAGAACAGGGAGTTCACTATGGAAGACGTGTACAGCTTCTTTGCAAAGCCCAAAGACCCTTTAAATTATAGTGCCATTCGCATCGCGTTAGCTTCGCCGGAGAAGATTCTCGAGTGGTCGTACGGTGAGGTCAAGAAGCCCGAGACGATCAATTACCGAACGTTCAAGCCGGAACGGGAAGGGTTGTTCTGCGCGAAGATCTTTGGCCCGACCAAGGATTACGAATGCAACTGCGGAAAATATAAACGAATGAAACATCGCGGCGTAGTATGCGAGAAATGCGGTGTTGAAGTCATTCAGTCCAAAGTGAGGCGGGAGCGCATGGGGCACATTGCCCTGGCGACGCCCGTGGCTCACATCTGGTTTATGAAAAGCCTGCCGAGCAAGGTGGGCGTGCTGTTGGACATGACGCTGAAGGACCTGGAAAAGGTGCTTTATTTCGAATCCTACATCATCCTGGACCCCGGTGACACCCCCTTGGAAAAGAGGGCCTTACTCACAGAAGAGAAGTACCGCAGCGCCCGGGAAGAATACGGCCCGGACTCGTTTGAAGCGGGCATCGGCGCCGAGGCCATCCGCCAAATCCTGAGGTCCTTGAATTTGGAGGAGGAGTCGGAGCTGCTCCGGGAGGAGATGCTAAAGACCGGTTCCGAGACCAAGCGCAAAAAACTGGCCAAACGCCTTCGGGTGGTCGAGGCTTTCAAGGATTCCGGCAATAAGCCCGAATGGATGATTCTGGACGTAATTCCGGTGTTGCCTCCGGATCTGAGGCCTCTGGTTCCTCTTGAGGGGGGTCGTTTTGCCACCTCGGACCTGAATGATTTGTACCGAAGAGTCATCAATCGGAACAACCGCCTGAAACGATTACAGGAATTGAGCGCGCCCGACATTATTATCCGGAACGAGAAACGCATGCTTCAAGAGGCGGTGGACGTGCTGTTCGACAACGGTCGCCGGGGAAAGACCATAACCGGTCCTAACAAACGTCCGCTGAAATCCTTGAGTGACATGCTCAAGGGAAAGCAAGGCCGGTTTCGTCAGAACCTGCTCGGAAAGCGGGTGGACTATTCGGGCCGGTCGGTAATCGTGGTTGGACCGGATCTGAGGTTGCATCAGTGCGGGCTGCCCAAAAAAATGGCGCTCGAGCTGTTCAAACCGTTTATATACAATCGGCTGGAACGCAAGGGACTCGTCACAACGATCAAAAGCGCCAAGAAGATGGTGGAACGTGAAACTCCCGAGGTCTGGGACACGCTGGACGATGTGGTACGCGAATACCCGGTCCTGCTGAATCGTGCTCCCACGCTGCACCGTCTCGGGATCCAGGCGTTCGAACCCGTTCTCATCGAAGGCAAGGCCATTCAGCTTCACCCTCTGGTGTGCACGGCGTACAACGCGGACTTTGACGGGGATCAGATGGCCGTCCATGTTCCGTTGAGTATCGAGGCCCAGATCGAAGCCCGGGTGCTGATGATGTCTACCAATAACATCCTCAGTCCTGCCAACGGAGAACCGAATATTGTGCCCTCCCAGGACATTGTCCTTGGGATCTACTACATGACCCGGGAAAAGGCATTTGCCAGGGGCGAAGGAAAGGTCTTCAGTTCGCCCAAGGAGGTTCGCATTGCCCACGATGCCGGGGAAGCCGAACTGCACGCGGTCATCAAGGTACGCATGGACGGAAGCCTGGTGGACACCACCGTGGGAAGAGTGCTTCTCTTTGAGATCGTGCCGGATGGAATTCCATTTGAGGCTGTGAACAAGGTAATGACGAAGAAAGAACTCCGGAATCTTGTGGGACTCTGCTATCGCAACCGCGGCATCAAGGATACCGTCATCCTGTCGGACCGTTTGAAGGACCTTGGGTACAGCTACGCCACCAAGTCCGGCGTCTCCATATCCATTAAAGATATGGTGATTCCGAGGCACAAACAGATGATTATCGATCATGCCGCTCAGGAGGTGAAAACCATCGAGTCCCAGTATATCGACGGCGTCATCACCGGCGGAGAGAAATACAACAAGGTAGTGGACGTTTGGGCCAAAGCCACCGACCAGGTGGC from Deltaproteobacteria bacterium carries:
- the rpoB gene encoding DNA-directed RNA polymerase subunit beta; its protein translation is MLLDGRLVRKSFGKISKVIDIPNLIDMQRDSYERFLQKDVPPEERQDIGLQGAFKSVFPIRDFSDTSSLDFVKYQFGDVKYDKKECITRGMTYEAPLKLTVRLTVYDVDKETGAHSIRDIKEQEIYFGTIPLMTRNGTFIVNGTERVVVSQLHRSPGIFFDHDRGKTHSSGKLLYSARIIPLRGSWIDLEFDAKDILHVRIDRRRKFPVTLFLKALGYDKQKLLETFYTLETIEIDDGKLWRPVSDDTLLGEKAVEDIGDPQSGEVLLQRDRRFTKAGLARLRSAGIERVESKYEEVFGRYLGADAVDMETGEVLAESNDELTQDLLEELIKGGIRRLQLLVIRRPEQSTSLRDTLVLDKVRDREEALIEIYRKLRPSNPPTQEIATRFASRFFDNLFSDSEHYDLSPVGRMKLNLKLDTEDIPMSQRTLRPEDIILAVKHLIELKEKEGQPDDIDHLGNRRVRGVGELLENQYRIGLVRMERAIKERMSLQEIETLMPHDLVNPKPVSAVVKEFFGTSQLSQFMDQTNPLSEVTHKRRLSALGPGGLTRERAGFEVRDVHPTHYGRICPIETPEGPNIGLIVSLSTYARVNEFGFIETPYRVVEKGRVTAKVDFLTALEEKEYPIAQANAPLAEDGRFVRDLVSCRVGGEFTMVPPDRVRYMDVSPNQLVSVAASLIPFLENDDANRALMGSNMQRQAVPLLQCEAPFVGTGMENVVAKDSGVTITARRNGFVEDVDATRIVLRYEDGSAAPPAEGELDTKVEIFKLTKYQRSNQNTCINQKPIVGKGDIVRPGQIIADGPSTAGGELALGRNVMAAFMSWGGYNFEDSILVSERLVMDDIYTSIHIEEFEVLARDTKLGEEEITRDIPNVGEEALRNLDESGIIRIGAEVNPGDILVGKVTPKGETMLSPEEKLLRAIFGEKAGDVKDTSLRVPPGVEGIVIDARIFSRRGVEKDGRAKFIEDREVERLHKDQQDEIEVIKKNILDRLAPLVVDKELQSELVDLKGRQILGSKQKVTRDLFEQVPVQLWKTVRFKDGDKARPKIEQLLDLHSEQTALVRMLFEERIGKLKRGDELPPGVIKMIKVYVAIKRKLSVGDKMAGRHGNKGVVSRILPMEDMPFFEDGTPVDIVLNPLGVPSRMNVGQVLETHLGWCTRKLAEQIRDLVEKVNAAEVVRQKLRRIFSDDEYKKFFAELSDEEVVDLARRTKKGVYMASPVFDRAEEDEIRACLKEADLPLSGQCKLRDGRTGEEFDQEVTVGIMYIMKLHHLVDDKIHARSIGPYSLVTQQPLGGKAQFGGQRLGEMEVWAMEAYGAAYSLQEFLTVKSDDVAGRTRMYEKIVKGDNVLEAGLPESFNVLVKELKSLCLDVELLEGPEA
- the rpoC gene encoding DNA-directed RNA polymerase subunit beta' — encoded protein: MEDVYSFFAKPKDPLNYSAIRIALASPEKILEWSYGEVKKPETINYRTFKPEREGLFCAKIFGPTKDYECNCGKYKRMKHRGVVCEKCGVEVIQSKVRRERMGHIALATPVAHIWFMKSLPSKVGVLLDMTLKDLEKVLYFESYIILDPGDTPLEKRALLTEEKYRSAREEYGPDSFEAGIGAEAIRQILRSLNLEEESELLREEMLKTGSETKRKKLAKRLRVVEAFKDSGNKPEWMILDVIPVLPPDLRPLVPLEGGRFATSDLNDLYRRVINRNNRLKRLQELSAPDIIIRNEKRMLQEAVDVLFDNGRRGKTITGPNKRPLKSLSDMLKGKQGRFRQNLLGKRVDYSGRSVIVVGPDLRLHQCGLPKKMALELFKPFIYNRLERKGLVTTIKSAKKMVERETPEVWDTLDDVVREYPVLLNRAPTLHRLGIQAFEPVLIEGKAIQLHPLVCTAYNADFDGDQMAVHVPLSIEAQIEARVLMMSTNNILSPANGEPNIVPSQDIVLGIYYMTREKAFARGEGKVFSSPKEVRIAHDAGEAELHAVIKVRMDGSLVDTTVGRVLLFEIVPDGIPFEAVNKVMTKKELRNLVGLCYRNRGIKDTVILSDRLKDLGYSYATKSGVSISIKDMVIPRHKQMIIDHAAQEVKTIESQYIDGVITGGEKYNKVVDVWAKATDQVAREMMSEISTDTVTDENGNKETISSFNPIFMMADSGSRGSKDQMRQLAGMRGLMAKPSGEIIETPITANFREGLTVLQYFISTHGARKGLADTALKTANSGYLTRRLVDVAQDTIVWEKDCGTMGGIDVEALREAGEVIEPLGERVIGRLAAETVRDPFTGEVVVERNREIDETVVDKIDDAGIERVRIRSVLTCESVRGVCANCYGRDLAHGKRVEIGEAIGIIAAQSIGEPGTQLTMRTFHIGGTASRRIETTSIAARNEGVIRFVDVTTVKNKDGVRVVMNRNGALTVLSEKGHEREKHPVIYGAALRVEDGQKVNPGQLLAEWDPFTTPIITAMPGRVKFGDVALGKTMKEKVDEVTGKASKVILEFKHTDMRPRVSIKDEAGRTLKVGTSGSMARYSLPVGAIITVNEGDDVSAGDVVAKIPRETTKTKDITGGLPRVAELFEVRKPKEHAIISEIDGTVIFGKQTKGKRKVIIKPEVGEIKEYLVPKGKHISVHEGDYVRAGEPLMDGSANPHDILSVLGIKELAKYLVNEVQQVYRLQGVRINDKHIEVIVRQMLRRVRIKDPGDTGFLIGEQVERPRFQAENDRVLSGGGRAAAGEPMLVGITKASLSTESFISAASFQETTRVLTDASISGKVDYLKGLKENVIMGRLIPAGTGLDRYRKMIAP